One stretch of Myxocyprinus asiaticus isolate MX2 ecotype Aquarium Trade chromosome 23, UBuf_Myxa_2, whole genome shotgun sequence DNA includes these proteins:
- the LOC127413553 gene encoding gastrula zinc finger protein XlCGF49.1-like → MKPVIKKDEPDCEQEHSSELTLEESFVGVLGSEVTTKAPGPTKEGEEILVLSKVEEVGYFCRRLNYTKKYIQVSDESPSDTDTNTELTVSPPSNRRKTRGKKFSCKLCGVEFCRRSNMVRHMLIHTGESPYSCELCGKAFQRSDWLKSHFKIHMGEKRQRAKHFVCDQCGMKFNTSASLQSHIWKHNGERPLSCPLCEKTYYRMRTLRQHQNDCHSGEKQFYCSLCGHSFARYDTLQKHTRIHTGEKPFSCSECGKTFSYKYSLLMHKKLHSDKG, encoded by the coding sequence ATGAAGCCTGTGATTAAAAAGGACGAGCCAGATTGTGAACAGGAGCATTCATCAGAACTGACGCTTGAGGAGTCTTTTGTGGGAGTTCTGGGGTCAGAGGTGACCACAAAGGCCCCAGGTCCCACCAAGGAGGGTGAAGAGATTCTGGTGCTGAGCAAAGTGGAGGAAGTTGGGTACTTTTGCCGTAGACTGAATTATACAAAGAAGTATATTCAGGTGTCTGATGAAAGTCCTTCAGATACGGACACAAACACAGAACTAACTGTCTCTCCTCCCTCAAACAGACGTAAGACTCGTGGTAAAAAATTCAGCTGTAAACTATGTGGTGTGGAGTTCTGCCGCAGATCAAACATGGTGCGTCACATGCTAATACACACAGGAGAGTCTCCGTACAGCTGTGAACTGTGTGGCAAGGCGTTCCAACGTTCAGACTGGCTTAAATCGCACTTCAAAATCCACATGGGTGAAAAACGACAGAGAGCTAAGCACTTTGTTTGCGATCAGTGTGGGATGAAATTTAATACCTCTGCCTCACTCCAAAGTCATATATGGAAACACAATGGTGAGAGACCACTATCCTGCCCGCTCTGTGAGAAGACGTACTACAGAATGCGCACTCTTAGACAGCACCAAAATGATTGTCACTCTGGAGAGAAACAGTTTTATTGCTCCTTGTGTGGACACAGCTTTGCACGCTATGATACACTGCAGAAACACACAcggattcacactggagagaaaccgttCTCCTGTTCAGAGTGTGGAAAAACATTTAGTTACAAATACTCGCTGTTAATGCATAAAAAACTGCACTCAGACAAAGGTTGA